A single Ziziphus jujuba cultivar Dongzao chromosome 11, ASM3175591v1 DNA region contains:
- the LOC107433314 gene encoding diacylglycerol O-acyltransferase 3, producing MEVSGVVSRQVPSFSGAGIDTHQPSMPFSGVSVAPRSRPFGELRLLGHGNSGVSFRPPKRFPTALDSGFSDNAHIQYYVGPICGEKTKKKEKKKDKVLVLGALPTKKKLKLLRGFANSLSKLSELGFGLDDLQEGLAADIGNKLTPEASDILLKQLEQLREEEKEMKRSRKEEKAKQKAERMQNMLDQESSSSESSSSSSESSDSECGEVVDMSGLRTEAHIQPKVDDLQPLSQQLATLPLPSLASTCQGNATEEHGLCCTKSSTDYGPCSIGHVDGSITLRGVSATRIEVCMGNKCKKSGAAALLGEFERVMGVEGAVVGCKCMGKCRDGPNVRVLKTQKQIGVDDSIKTVANPLCIGVRLEDVDGIVAGLCGEERKHLSLATA from the exons ATGGAAGTTTCAGGTGTTGTTTCCCGGCAGGTTCCGTCCTTCTCCGGCGCTGGAATTGATACCCACCAACCTTCTATGCCATTTTCCGGCGTATCGGTCGCTCCCCGCTCTCGGCCTTTCGGCGAGCTTAGGCTTCTGGGTCATGGGAATTCTGGAGTTTCTTTCCGACCACCTAAGAGGTTTCCCACCGCCCTGGATTCTGGGTTTTCCGATAACGCCCACATTCAGTATTATGTCGGTCCCATCTGTGGtgagaagacgaagaagaaggagaagaagaaggataaGGTTTTAGTTTTGGGAGCGCTGCCGACCAAGAAGAAGTTGAAATTGCTAAGGGGGTTTGCGAACAGCTTGTCCAAGCTTTCTGAGTTGGGTTTTGGTTTGGATGATCTTCAGGAGGGTTTAGCCGCAGATATTGGAAACAAGCTGACTCCG GAAGCTTCAGATATATTGCTAAAACAACTTGAACAACTAAGAGAAGAGGAGAAGGAAATGAAGAGGAGCAGGAAAGAAGAGAAGGCCAAGCAAAAAGCTGAACGGATGCAAAACATGCTTGATCAAGAATCCTCATCGTCCGaatcctcatcatcatcatctgaaTCAAGTGATAGTGAATGTGGGGAGGTAGTTGATATGAGCGGCCTGAGAACTGAAGCCCACATCCAACCAAAAGTAGATGACTTGCAGCCACTTTCTCAACAACTAGCAACATTGCCCCTCCCGAGCTTGGCCTCCACTTGCCAAGGGAATGCAACTGAGGAACATGGTTTATGCTGCACTAAAAGTAGCACCGATTATGGCCCTTGTAGCATTGGCCATGTTGATGGAAGTATCACACTTAGAGGAGTGTCCGCCACAAGGATTGAAGTCTGCATGGGTAACAAGTGCAAGAAATCAGGAGCTGCAGCATTGTTGGGAGAATTTGAGAGGGTGATGGGAGTGGAAGGTGCTGTTGTAGGGTGTAAATGCATGGGAAAATGCAGAGATGGTCCCAATGTGAGGGTTTTGAAGACTCAAAAGCAGATAGGAGTAGATGACTCTATTAAGACTGTAGCTAACCCTTTATGCATTGGGGTTCGGTTGGAAGATGTGGATGGTATTGTGGCTGGTTTATGTGGGGAAGAGAGGAAACATTTGAGTTTAGCTACGGCTTAG
- the LOC107433312 gene encoding INCREASED PETAL GROWTH ANISOTROPY 1-like protein 1, with protein MQQTRDMSQQATTPSRLKASSSKLKDSPTPPKPSNSRAKSLLSADVNHNHNSIKVRRPLGGSKQPKSAEQSEEAPLPPSGSQKGGGLGRRELEESKAVVRRHPVAVEQFARPRRHQRSASVMDPTTPKKIEHDPPSQLHRISNKKKSNSEQELQEKLEMSQSFIRNLESEMLSLKAELDKARAFNLELQSHNDKLTRDLAAAEAKVQALSSRDPRESIGDDQTPKFKDIQKLIANRLDRSVVKHEAINGANNIKRPSPSLPPSPPPPPPTPPPAGDRSSKDTNLDRKDQALPSRLPPLPPPPPPPLQSSARPTTNLKAPTLVQFYHSLTKQEGNKDSTGSRNHYHKPAAVSAHNSIVGEIQNRSAHLLAIKSDIETKGQFIHGLIEKVLAAAYTDIEDVVKFVDWLDGELSLLADERAVLKHFKWPERKADALREAAIEYRELKLLEKEISSFKDDMDIPCAAALKKMGSLLDKSERSIQRLIKLRNSVLCSYQECRIPTEWMLDSGIVSEIKQASMNLAKMYMKRVTLEIESIQNSDREYSQESLLLQGVKFAYRAHQFAGGLDSETLCAFEEIRQRFPGQLGGSRELLAGIPSS; from the exons ATGCAACAAACAAGAGACATGTCGCAGCAGGCAACCACTCCATCTCGCTTAAAAGCATCGTCTTCAAAACTCAAGGACTCGCCAACTCCACCAAAACCATCAAATTCAAGAGCAAAATCGTTATTATCCGCAGATGTGAACCACAACCATAATTCCATTAAGGTTCGGAGGCCACTCGGAGGGAGCAAGCAGCCCAAATCTGCAGAGCAATCAGAAGAAGCACCTTTGCCTCCTTCGGGATCTCAAAAGGGTGGTGGTCTTGGTCGTCGGGAACTTGAGGAATCTAAAGCTGTTGTGAGGCGGCATCCAGTTGCTGTGGAGCAATTTGCTCGGCCACGTCGCCACCAACGGTCAGCGTCTGTGATGGATCCCACCACTCCTAAGAAAATTGAGCATGACCCCCCTTCACAATTACATCGCATCAGCAACAAGAAGAAGAGCAATTCGGAGCAGGAGTTGCAGGAGAAGCTTGAGATGAGCCAGAGTTTTATTCGGAATTTGGAGTCTGAAATGCTCAGCTTGAAGGCAGAGTTGGACAAAGCTCGAGCCTTCAATTTGGAGCTTCAATCGCACAACGATAAGCTCACTCGGGATCTTGCCGCTGCTGAAGCAAAGGTACAAGCTCTTAGCAGCCGTGACCCG AGGGAATCAATTGGAGACGACCAGACTCCTAAATTTAAAGACATTCAGAAACTCATTGCCAATAGACTAGACCGCTCCGTAGTTAAACATGAGGCAATCAATGGAGCAAACAATATCAAAAGGCCCTCCCCTTCCCTgccaccatcaccaccaccaccaccaccaacaccACCACCAGCAGGTGATAGAAGTTCCAAAGACACTAACTTAGACAGGAAGGACCAAGCCTTACCATCTCGTCTGCCGCCTCTTCCCCCACCACCCCCGCCTCCACTGCAGTCCTCAGCTAGACCAACTACCAACCTCAAGGCTCCTACACTTGTACAATTCTATCACTCATTGACGAAGCAAGAGGGAAACAAAGATTCCACAGGATCAAGAAACCATTATCATAAGCCAGCTGCTGTTAGTGCACATAATAGCATAGTTGGAGAAATCCAAAATCGCTCTGCTCATTTGTTAGCT ATCAAATCTGACATTGAAACCAAAGGACAGTTCATCCATGGCCTCATTGAGAAGGTGCTGGCTGCAGCTTATACGGATATAGAAGACGTTGTTAAATTTGTAGATTGGCTTGATGGGGAACTCTCATTATTG GCAGATGAACGGGCTGTTTTAAAGCATTTTAAGTGGCCTGAGCGGAAAGCTGATGCCTTGCGAGAGGCGGCCATTGAATATCGTGAGCTTAAGTTGTTGGAAAAAGAGATTTCTTCCTTCAAGGATGACATGGACATTCCATGTGCAGCTGCCTTGAAGAAGATGGGCAGCTTACTTGACAA GTCGGAGCGAAGCATACAGAGGTTGATTAAACTGAGAAACTCAGTTCTGTGTTCTTATCAAGAATGCAGAATTCCAACTGAATGGATGCTTGATTCAGGAATTGTGAGTGAG ATAAAGCAGGCTTCCATGAATCTGGCCAAAATGTACATGAAGAGAGTGACATTAGAGATTGAATCCATTCAGAATTCAGACAGAGAATACAGTCAAGAATCTCTTCTGCTGCAAGGAGTAAAATTTGCATATAGAGCTCACCAG TTTGCTGGAGGTCTCGATTCAGAAACATTATGCGCCTTTGAAGAGATAAGACAACGGTTTCCTGGACAATTGGGAGGCTCCCGGGAGTTACTGGCTGGCATACCATCCTCATAA
- the LOC107433307 gene encoding LOW QUALITY PROTEIN: ABC transporter B family member 11-like (The sequence of the model RefSeq protein was modified relative to this genomic sequence to represent the inferred CDS: deleted 1 base in 1 codon; substituted 1 base at 1 genomic stop codon): protein MAEEKTLNGSMIMNTEQATIRASYSSIVDSKREPENIRNEQDTSKRIDNSRNSVPYYKLFSFADSVDYVLMFAGTAGAIANGMSMPLMTLIFGSLVNSFGGYGSNKEVVREVSKFDEXYHQVALNFVYLALGTSVASFLQVACWMVTGERQAARIRNLYLKTILRQEVGFFDKEINSGEIVERMSGDTVLIQDAMGEKVGKCLQLVATLLGGFIIAFAKGRLLTLVMLSSILVLGISGAIIGLSMTKLAARGQDAYSAAATVVEQTTSSIRTVASFLGEKRAIDNYKKSITTAYKAGVQSGLISGLGVGFIMLILFGSYALAVWYGGKMITEEGYTPRDVLNIMFAVLTGSFCLGQASPCMSAFAAGQAAAFKMFETINRKPEIDAYDNNGKQLDDIRGDIELRDVHFSYPSRPDEQSFSGFSLSIPSGTTAALVGESGSGKSTVIGLIERFYDPQAGEVLIDGINLKEFQLKWIRQKISLVSQEPVLFSSSIRDNIAYGKDGATAEQIRDAVELANAAKFIDKLPQGLDTTVGEHGMQLSGGQKQRVAIARAIIKDPRILLLDEATSALDAESERVVQEALDRVMINRTTVIVAHRLSTIRNADTIAVIHEGKIIEKGPHSELVKDIDGAYSQLIQLQEINSVSDQGSFIDQEGLIVHSERNSSKRLSLSRSISRESSGLGNSSRHSFSMSFAVPTAINALETPAVEPTTLASSPPKVAQEVSLHRLALLNKPEIPILLLGSIFAALSGMVFPAYGVVLSKVVKTYFEPVDKLQKDSNLWALTFVGLGVVSLLVDPSKSFLFGVAGCRLIRRIRSMCFEKVVYMEVSWFDEAENSSGAIGARLSSDTASVRRLVGDALALLVQNISTAVAGLVVAFSASWQVTLIILLMLPLQGLNGYAQVKFMTGFSADAKKMYEAASQVANEAAGSIRTVASFCAEEKVMELYEKKCEGPMKKGISQGVISGIGFGLSFFLLYSVYACSFYAGARLVADGKTQFSNVFQVFFALTMMAIAISQSSSMVPDTSKTKSAVASIFAILDRKSKIDSSDDLGTTIEIVKGEIEFHLVNFKYPTRPDVQIFKDLSLAIHAGKTVALVGESGSGKSTVISLLQRFYDPDSGHITLDGVEIKKLQLKWLRQQMGLVSQEPVLFNDAIRANIAYGKEGGATEAEIIAAAELANAHKFISSLQQGYDTVVGERGVQLSGGQKQRVAIARAIVKAPKILLLDEATSALDAESERIVQNALDRVMMNRTTIVVAHRLSTIKGADLIAVVKNGVIAEKGNHDTLISIKDGIYASLAALHTTASA from the exons ATGGCTGAGGAGAAAACTTTGAATGGAAGCATGATCATGAATACAGAGCAGGCTACCATACGAGCCAGCTACTCCTCAATCGTTGATTCCAAAAGAGAGCCAGAAAACATTAGAAATGAGCAAGACACAAGCAAGAGGATTGATAATAGCAGAAATTCAGTGCCATATTACAAACTCTTTTCATTCGCTGACTCCGTGGATTACGTGCTAATGTTTGCTGGCACAGCTGGAGCTATTGCAAATGGGATGTCCATGCCACTCATGACACTTATTTTTGGAAGTTTAGTTAATTCTTTTGGAGGCTATGGTAGCAACAAAGAAGTGGTTCGTGAAGTTTCCAAG TTTGACGAATGATATCATCAAGTAGCTTTGAACTTTGTATACTTGGCTCTAGGGACTTCTGTTGCTTCATTTTTAC AGGTGGCTTGTTGGATGGTCACTGGCGAAAGACAGGCTGCAAGAATAAGAAATCTTTACTTGAAAACGATATTGAGACAAGAAGTTGGCTTCTTTGATAAGGAAATTAACAGCGGAGAAATTGTTGAGAGGATGTCAGGTGATACTGTGCTTATTCAAGATGCAATGGGTGAGAAG GTGGGAAAGTGCCTTCAATTAGTAGCAACATTGTTAGGAGGCTTCATTATAGCATTTGCCAAAGGACGGCTTCTCACCCTTGTTATGCTCTCTTCAATTCTTGTTCTTGGAATCTCTGGTGCAATCATTGGTCTATCTATGACGAAGCTGGCTGCCCGTGGACAAGATGCTTATTCAGCAGCTGCAACCGTGGTAGAGCAAACCACTAGTTCAATTAGAACA GTTGCATCATTCTTAGGGGAGAAACGGGCAATAGATAACTACAAGAAGTCAATAACAACGGCTTACAAAGCTGGTGTGCAATCGGGCTTGATATCTGGGTTGGGTGTTGGTTTTATTATGCTTATTTTGTTTGGGAGTTATGCTTTGGCTGTATGGTATGGTGGCAAAATGATAACTGAGGAAGGATATACTCCTCGAGATGTTCTTAATATAATGTTTGCTGTGTTGACTGGCTCATT CTGTCTTGGTCAGGCATCTCCATGTATGAGTGCATTTGCTGCTGGACAGGCTGCAGCATTTAAGATGTTTGAGACTATAAACAGGAAGCCGGAGATAGATGCTTATGACAATAACGGGAAACAATTGGATGACATTCGTGGAGACATAGAACTAAGAGACGTTCACTTTAGTTATCCTTCAAGACCAGATGAACAAAGTTTTAGTGGTTTTTCTCTTTCAATTCCTAGTGGTACTACTGCTGCTTTGGTTGGAGAGAGTGGAAGTGGAAAATCTACAGTGATCGGTTTGATTGAGAGATTCTATGACCCTCAGGCTGGTGAAGTCCTTATAGATGGCATCAATCTCAAAGAGTTCCAGCTGAAATGGATCAGACAGAAAATAAGCCTTGTGAGTCAAGAACCTGTGCTGTTTTCTTCTAGCATTAGAGACAATATTGCCTACGGGAAGGATGGTGCAACTGCTGAGCAAATAAGGGATGCTGTTGAGCTTGCCAATGCTGCTAAATTTATAGATAAGCTTCCCCAG GGACTAGACACAACGGTTGGTGAACATGGAATGCAACTATCTGGGGGCCAGAAGCAGAGAGTTGCCATAGCTAGAGCAATTATAAAAGACCCGAGAATTCTACTATTAGATGAAGCCACAAGTGCACTTGATGCAGAATCTGAGAGAGTTGTACAAGAGGCACTGGATAGAGTTATGATCAACCGAACTACTGTCATTGTAGCCCACCGGTTAAGCACAATAAGGAATGCTGATACAATTGCTGTCATACATGAAGGAAAAATTATTGAGAAAG GACCACACTCAGAACTAGTTAAGGATATTGATGGAGCATATAGCCAGCTTATACAATTGCAAGAAATTAACAGTGTGTCAGACCAAGGTTCTTTCATTGATCAAGAGGGACTTATTGTGCACTCGGAAAGGAATTCAAGCAAGAGGTTGTCTTTATCACGATCTATAAGCCGGGAATCATCTGGACTTGGGAACAGCAGTCGTCACTCATTTTCAATGTCATTTGCCGTCCCCACTGCTATCAATGCCCTTGAAACACCAGCTGTAGAACCCACTACTTTGGCCTCATCACCACCAAAAGTAGCTCAGGAAGTGTCACTTCACCGCCTAGCACTTCTTAATAAGCCAGAGATCCCAATTTTACTTTTAGGCTCTATATTTGCAGCATTATCTGGGATGGTATTTCCAGCTTATGGGGTAGTTCTCTCCAAAGTAGTAAAAACTTACTTTGAGCCTGTGGATAAACTTCAAAAGGATTCAAACCTTTGGGCGCTAACCTTTGTTGGCCTTGGTGTTGTATCTTTACTCGTAGATCCATCAAAGTCATTCCTTTTTGGTGTGGCAGGATGTAGGCTAATAAGACGAATTCGATCAATGTGCTTTGAGAAAGTAGTTTATATGGAAGTAAGTTGGTTTGATGAAGCTGAGAACTCTAGTGGAGCAATTGGTGCAAGGCTTTCTTCTGATACCGCTTCTGTTCGGCGTCTGGTGGGAGATGCTCTTGCCTTACTAGTTCAGAATATTTCAACTGCAGTTGCTGGCTTGGTTGTTGCATTTTCAGCAAGTTGGCAAGTGACACTCATAATTCTTCTTATGCTACCTCTACAAGGACTAAATGGATACGCTCAAGTCAAGTTCATGACAGGATTTAGCGCAGATGCAAAG AAAATGTATGAGGCGGCAAGTCAAGTAGCGAATGAAGCAGCAGGGAGTATCAGAACTGTGGCATCTTTTTGTGCTGAAGAGAAGGTGATGGAATTGTACGAGAAGAAATGTGAAGGACCTATGAAGAAAGGGATAAGTCAAGGTGTAATAAGTGGGATAGGTTTTGGGCTATCTTTTTTCTTGCTTTACTCTGTATATGCATGCAGTTTCTATGCTGGAGCTCGACTTGTTGCAGATGGCAAGACCCAGTTTTCCAATGTTTTCCAA GTTTTCTTTGCGCTCACTATGATGGCAATTGCAATTTCTCAGTCAAGCTCCATGGTTCCTGATACAAGTAAAACAAAGAGCGCTGTTGCTTCTATATTTGCAATTCTTGACAGGAAATCGAAAATAGACTCGAGCGATGACTTGGGAACTACAATTGAAATAGTAAAGGGAGAGATTGAATTTCACCTTGTGAATTTCAAGTATCCCACTAGACCTGATGTGCAAATATTCAAGGATCTTAGCTTAGCCATTCATGCTGGCAAG ACAGTTGCTCTTGTTGGAGAAAGTGGGAGTGGAAAATCAACAGTGATATCGCTGCTGCAAAGATTTTATGACCCGGATTCAGGTCACATTACGCTGGATGGAGTCGAGATCAAAAAGCTGCAACTGAAGTGGTTGAGACAGCAGATGGGACTGGTGAGCCAAGAGCCTGTGTTATTCAATGACGCCATCCGAGCCAACATTGCATATGGAAAGGAAGGAGGTGCAACAGAAGCTGAAATCATAGCAGCAGCAGAATTGGCAAACGCACACAAGTTCATCAGCAGTTTACAGCAG gGGTATGATACAGTAGTAGGAGAGAGG GGGGTCCAATTATCTGGTGGACAGAAGCAAAGGGTGGCCATTGCAAGAGCCATAGTGAAGGCACCAAAAATACTACTCCTAGATGAAGCTACCAGCGCTCTTGATGCAGAATCTGAGAGAATTGTTCAAAACGCATTGGACCGAGTTATGATGAACAGGACAACGATTGTAGTGGCACATCGGCTGTCAACAATCAAGGGTGCAGATTTAATTGCAGTGGTGAAGAACGGAGTGATTGCAGAGAAGGGAAATCATGATACTTTAATCAGTATAAAGGATGGAATCTATGCTTCTTTGGCGGCTTTACATACAACTGCCTCAGCTTAG